A single region of the Nocardioides ochotonae genome encodes:
- a CDS encoding alpha/beta hydrolase family protein yields MSTSRAPERLRVTRPDGTSFHLSLRPAAEGAPAVLVVPAMGLGSRYYLRLLAALEAAGVSAAATELRGHEEGGEPAGRRRDFGYGDLVDDLDRAVSALAARLPGAPIHLLGHSMGGQLAAVEAAARPERLAGLIHVASGTPYWRVFSPRMLAMTQLVPVIAAVLGHFPGDRFGFAGREARTQMTDWARLARTGRFVFGRPRRDHGRAMASTALPVLSVSLEGDELAPPASVDDLAGRFPSEHVERVHLDPVALGYAEVDHLRWARHPGVIVPTLTDWLARVHRRP; encoded by the coding sequence GTGAGCACCTCCCGGGCTCCCGAGCGGCTGCGCGTGACGCGGCCCGACGGGACCAGCTTCCACCTGAGCCTGCGGCCCGCCGCCGAGGGCGCGCCCGCCGTGCTGGTCGTGCCCGCGATGGGGCTCGGCTCGCGCTACTACCTGCGGCTGCTGGCCGCGCTGGAGGCGGCCGGCGTCAGTGCCGCCGCGACCGAGCTGCGCGGTCACGAGGAGGGCGGGGAGCCTGCCGGGCGTCGGCGCGACTTCGGCTACGGCGACCTCGTCGACGACCTGGACCGCGCCGTCAGCGCCCTCGCGGCCCGGCTGCCCGGCGCGCCGATCCACCTGCTCGGCCACAGCATGGGCGGCCAGCTCGCGGCCGTGGAGGCCGCCGCCCGCCCCGAGCGGCTCGCGGGACTGATCCACGTCGCGTCCGGCACGCCGTACTGGCGGGTGTTCTCGCCGCGGATGCTGGCGATGACCCAGCTGGTGCCGGTGATCGCTGCGGTGCTGGGGCACTTCCCCGGTGACCGGTTCGGCTTCGCGGGCCGCGAGGCCCGCACCCAGATGACCGACTGGGCGCGGCTGGCCCGCACCGGACGCTTCGTCTTCGGCCGGCCGAGGCGCGACCACGGCCGGGCGATGGCGAGCACCGCGCTGCCGGTGCTGTCGGTGTCGCTCGAAGGCGACGAGCTCGCCCCGCCGGCCTCCGTCGACGACCTGGCCGGGCGGTTCCCGAGCGAGCACGTCGAGCGGGTCCACCTCGACCCGGTGGCGCTGGGCTACGCGGAGGTCGACCACCTGCGCTGGGCCCGCCACCCCGGCGTCATCGTGCCGACGCTCACCGACTGGCTGGCGCGGGTGCACCGGCGCCCCTGA
- a CDS encoding PhzF family phenazine biosynthesis protein encodes MHRFRQVDVFSSAPLLGNPVAVVHDADDVSDADMAAFARWTNLSETTFLLRPTEPGADYRLRIWTPGGELPFAGHPTLGSAHAWLEAGGVPAGEDLVQECGAGLVRIRRTDRLAFAAPPLMRSGPVSEADLARIAGALRIDVAEIAGSAWIDNGPGWVGIQLGDATAVIGLQPDFAAFGDLKIGVLGIYPPGASDAEIEVRAFCPGYGMPEDPVTGSLNAGLAQWLAGSRLPASYVASQGTALGRRGRVHVETAEDGTIWVGGDTATTVDGSVLLPGADG; translated from the coding sequence ATGCACCGCTTCCGCCAGGTCGACGTCTTCTCCTCCGCTCCGCTGCTCGGGAACCCGGTCGCCGTCGTCCACGACGCCGACGACGTCAGTGACGCCGACATGGCGGCGTTCGCGCGCTGGACCAACCTGTCCGAGACCACGTTCCTGCTGCGCCCGACCGAGCCGGGCGCCGACTACCGGCTGCGGATCTGGACGCCGGGCGGCGAGCTGCCGTTCGCCGGGCACCCCACGCTCGGCAGCGCGCACGCCTGGCTCGAGGCCGGCGGCGTACCGGCGGGCGAGGACCTGGTGCAGGAGTGCGGTGCGGGTCTGGTGCGGATCCGGCGCACCGACCGGCTGGCCTTCGCCGCGCCGCCGCTGATGCGCTCCGGCCCGGTCTCCGAGGCCGACCTGGCGCGGATCGCCGGCGCGCTGCGCATCGACGTCGCCGAGATCGCCGGCAGCGCCTGGATCGACAACGGCCCGGGCTGGGTCGGGATCCAGCTCGGCGACGCGACGGCGGTGATCGGCCTGCAGCCGGACTTCGCGGCGTTCGGCGACCTCAAGATCGGCGTGCTCGGCATCTACCCGCCCGGCGCCAGCGACGCGGAGATCGAGGTGCGCGCGTTCTGCCCGGGCTACGGGATGCCCGAGGACCCGGTGACCGGCAGCCTCAACGCCGGTCTCGCCCAGTGGCTGGCCGGCTCCCGTCTGCCCGCGTCGTACGTCGCCTCGCAGGGCACCGCGCTGGGACGGCGCGGCCGGGTGCACGTCGAGACCGCCGAGGACGGCACCATCTGGGTGGGCGGCGACACGGCGACCACGGTGGACGGCAGCGTTCTCCTCCCCGGCGCCGACGGCTAG
- a CDS encoding leucyl aminopeptidase, with amino-acid sequence MTSYTLRKASPAKTRCDAVVVGVVQTPKGVQLAPGGEDVASAWGRKLSPLLASLAVKGGAGEITRIPTGGTITAPLLVLVGLGKEPTPVQVRRAAGAAARAVPNSASVAVALPADSPALVRAVTEGWMLGGYTFTAYKSDSAKETASEHPGEVVVLTPDARDAEVKAAFEEAQVVAESVATCRDWVNTPPGDLRPPAFADAVETAFNEIGSGRGAPKLSVTVLDEKRLAELGCGGILGVGAGSDAPPRLVEISYTPKGATTHLALVGKGITFDSGGLSIKPAANMHEMKSDMGGAAAVVQATVAIARLGLPVRVSTFVPMAENMLSGSATRPGDVLRMYGGTTVEILNTDAEGRLVLADALVRATEQKPDVVVDVATLTGHMVVALGDKVAGVMGSPEIVEQVRAAAASAGEDVWPMPIPEIMDERIHSSKIADLAQHDWIRWGGGLYAAAFLREFTAGLPWAHLDIAGPAYTSGGASGHVTSGGTGFAVATLVDYARALAAQER; translated from the coding sequence GTGACGTCGTACACGCTGCGTAAGGCCAGTCCCGCCAAGACCCGCTGCGACGCTGTCGTCGTCGGTGTCGTGCAGACGCCGAAGGGGGTGCAGCTCGCCCCCGGCGGCGAGGACGTCGCGTCGGCGTGGGGCCGCAAGCTCTCGCCGCTGCTCGCCAGCCTGGCGGTGAAGGGCGGCGCCGGGGAGATCACCCGGATCCCGACCGGCGGCACCATCACCGCGCCGCTGCTCGTGCTGGTGGGCCTGGGCAAGGAGCCGACGCCGGTCCAGGTGCGCCGCGCCGCCGGTGCCGCCGCCCGCGCGGTGCCCAACTCCGCCTCCGTCGCGGTGGCGCTGCCCGCGGACTCCCCCGCGCTGGTGCGCGCCGTCACCGAGGGCTGGATGCTCGGCGGCTACACGTTCACGGCGTACAAGTCCGACTCCGCGAAGGAGACCGCGAGCGAGCACCCCGGCGAGGTCGTCGTGCTCACCCCGGACGCGCGCGACGCCGAGGTGAAGGCGGCCTTCGAGGAGGCTCAGGTGGTCGCCGAGTCCGTGGCCACCTGCCGCGACTGGGTCAACACGCCGCCCGGCGACCTGCGCCCGCCGGCGTTCGCCGACGCCGTCGAGACCGCGTTCAACGAGATCGGCAGCGGCCGCGGCGCTCCGAAGCTGTCGGTGACGGTGCTCGACGAGAAGCGGCTGGCCGAGCTCGGCTGCGGCGGCATCCTCGGCGTGGGCGCCGGCTCCGACGCGCCCCCGCGACTGGTGGAGATCAGCTACACCCCCAAGGGCGCCACCACCCACCTGGCGCTGGTCGGCAAGGGCATCACCTTCGACTCCGGCGGCCTCAGCATCAAGCCGGCCGCCAACATGCACGAGATGAAGTCCGACATGGGCGGCGCCGCCGCCGTCGTGCAGGCGACCGTCGCGATCGCCCGGCTCGGCCTGCCGGTGCGTGTCAGCACGTTCGTGCCGATGGCCGAGAACATGCTCTCCGGCTCCGCCACCCGCCCAGGCGACGTGCTGCGGATGTACGGCGGCACCACCGTCGAGATCCTCAACACCGACGCCGAGGGCCGCCTGGTGCTGGCCGACGCGCTCGTCCGGGCCACCGAGCAGAAGCCCGACGTCGTGGTCGATGTCGCCACTCTCACCGGCCACATGGTCGTCGCGCTCGGCGACAAGGTCGCCGGCGTGATGGGCTCCCCTGAGATCGTCGAGCAGGTGCGCGCCGCCGCCGCCAGCGCCGGCGAGGACGTCTGGCCGATGCCGATCCCCGAGATCATGGACGAGCGCATCCACTCCTCCAAGATCGCCGACCTCGCCCAGCACGACTGGATCCGCTGGGGCGGCGGGCTGTACGCCGCGGCCTTCCTGCGCGAGTTCACCGCCGGGCTCCCCTGGGCCCACCTCGACATCGCCGGCCCGGCGTACACCTCCGGCGGCGCCTCGGGCCACGTCACCTCCGGCGGCACCGGCTTCGCCGTCGCCACCCTGGTCGACTACGCACGGGCCCTGGCCGCCCAGGAGCGCTGA
- a CDS encoding aminoglycoside adenylyltransferase domain-containing protein, which translates to MLREFTRTNLDTYWRETAHALAAMPGEAAREQSCSWCVLGVARLDHLLVTGEMTTKSRAGRWGLGHYPVRFHQVLREALRLREHPAAPSSYDDPARRGRDVAAFTAHVVTTGAG; encoded by the coding sequence GTGCTGCGCGAGTTCACCCGCACCAACCTCGACACCTACTGGCGCGAGACCGCCCACGCTCTCGCCGCGATGCCGGGCGAGGCGGCCCGGGAGCAGTCGTGCTCCTGGTGCGTGCTCGGCGTGGCCCGCCTGGACCACCTCCTGGTCACTGGCGAGATGACCACCAAGTCGCGGGCCGGCCGCTGGGGCCTGGGCCACTATCCAGTGCGCTTCCACCAGGTGCTGCGCGAGGCGCTGCGCCTGCGAGAGCACCCCGCCGCGCCCTCGTCGTACGACGACCCGGCGCGCCGCGGGCGCGACGTCGCGGCGTTCACCGCCCACGTGGTCACCACCGGCGCCGGCTGA
- a CDS encoding HNH endonuclease, whose amino-acid sequence MQRGELAVPLAGEGTPLVAEFAPMEFGAALGLSTDAARDLVGDALELAHRLPRIFKRVRAGEVPAWKARRVAQLTTALPLAGAEFVDRQLAAVVGKISWAGIGRLVDSARVTFDPEGAEKDRREAADGRRFDVRTDEATHDGTVHVEGLLDLADAIDLDTAIRQGAEELATLGSTESLDVRRSMAAGELARRQLTFDLRTEAGEGAASVVKPRQVVIHVHLSHAAISRDEAGIAHVEETRSIVSTAQVRDWCSSDAQVVIKPVIDLEDHHHTDAYAIPDKLVEQTKVAQPVCAFLWCERPARRCDTDHVIAHGTGGPTCSCNLAPLCRRHHRAKTHTAWTYDKTDAATYLWRSPHGLHLIKDHGTTRLVTAHPPDE is encoded by the coding sequence GTGCAGCGGGGCGAGCTCGCCGTGCCGCTGGCCGGGGAGGGGACGCCGCTGGTCGCTGAGTTCGCGCCGATGGAGTTCGGCGCCGCACTCGGCCTGTCCACCGACGCGGCCCGGGACCTCGTCGGTGACGCGCTCGAGCTGGCCCACCGGCTGCCGCGGATCTTCAAGCGCGTCCGCGCCGGCGAGGTGCCCGCCTGGAAGGCCCGCCGGGTCGCGCAGCTGACCACCGCGCTGCCGCTGGCCGGTGCCGAGTTCGTCGACCGACAGCTCGCCGCAGTCGTCGGCAAGATCAGTTGGGCCGGGATCGGACGTCTCGTCGACAGCGCCCGGGTGACGTTCGACCCCGAGGGTGCGGAGAAGGACCGCCGCGAGGCCGCCGACGGACGCCGCTTCGACGTGCGCACCGACGAAGCCACCCACGACGGGACCGTGCACGTGGAGGGTCTCCTCGACCTGGCCGACGCGATCGATCTCGACACCGCGATCCGTCAGGGCGCCGAGGAACTCGCGACCCTGGGGTCCACGGAGTCGTTGGACGTGCGCCGCTCGATGGCCGCCGGGGAGCTCGCCCGGCGCCAGCTGACCTTCGACCTCCGCACCGAAGCCGGTGAGGGCGCCGCCTCGGTGGTCAAGCCGCGCCAGGTGGTCATCCACGTCCACCTCTCGCACGCCGCGATCAGCCGTGACGAAGCCGGCATCGCCCACGTGGAGGAGACCCGATCCATCGTCTCCACCGCCCAGGTCCGCGACTGGTGCAGCAGCGACGCCCAGGTCGTGATCAAGCCGGTCATCGACCTCGAGGACCACCACCACACCGACGCCTACGCGATCCCCGACAAGCTGGTCGAGCAGACCAAGGTCGCCCAACCGGTGTGTGCGTTCCTGTGGTGCGAGCGCCCCGCCCGTCGCTGCGACACCGACCATGTGATCGCCCACGGGACCGGCGGCCCGACGTGCTCGTGCAACCTCGCCCCGCTTTGCCGCCGACATCACCGGGCGAAGACGCACACCGCATGGACCTACGACAAGACCGATGCCGCGACGTACCTCTGGCGCTCACCCCACGGGCTGCACCTGATCAAGGACCACGGCACCACCCGGCTCGTCACCGCCCACCCGCCCGACGAGTAG
- the lpdA gene encoding dihydrolipoyl dehydrogenase: MADTDYDVLILGGGSGGYACALRAAQLDLSVAVVEESKVGGTCLHQGCIPTKALLHAAEVADSARHAEQFGVRASLEGIDMAGVQAYKDGVVKRLFNGLTGLVRSRGITVIEGHGRLTGPRQVTVGDTTYTARHVVLASGSYPRTLPGLDIDGERVLTSDHALTLDRVPATVAVLGGGVIGCEFASVWRSFGAEVTIIEALPRLVAGEDEASSKALQRAFSKRGITVRTGTAFESVTHTDTGVAVTVAGGEVIEAELLLVAVGRGPRTDALGYDEQGVAMERGFVLTDERCRTNLDGVRAVGDIVPGLQLAHRGFAQGIFVAEDIAGLDPRPIDEAGIPRVTYTSPEVASVGLDESAARAAYGEDGIETLTYDLGGNGKSQILKTQGFVKLIRRADGPVVGIHLVGDRVGELVGEAQLIHGWEGYPEDVAPLVHAHPTQHEALGEAHLALAGKPLHTHS, encoded by the coding sequence GTGGCCGACACCGACTACGACGTACTCATCCTCGGCGGAGGCTCTGGTGGCTACGCGTGCGCCCTGCGGGCCGCGCAGCTGGACCTGAGCGTCGCCGTGGTCGAGGAGTCGAAGGTCGGCGGCACCTGTCTCCACCAGGGCTGCATCCCCACCAAGGCCCTCCTGCACGCCGCCGAGGTCGCCGACTCCGCGCGCCACGCCGAGCAGTTCGGCGTCCGCGCCTCGCTCGAGGGCATCGACATGGCCGGGGTCCAGGCCTACAAGGACGGCGTCGTCAAGCGCCTGTTCAACGGCTTGACCGGCCTCGTGCGCAGCCGCGGCATCACCGTCATCGAGGGCCACGGCCGCCTCACCGGCCCCCGCCAGGTCACCGTCGGCGACACCACCTACACAGCGCGGCACGTCGTGCTCGCCTCCGGCTCCTACCCGCGCACGCTGCCCGGCCTCGACATCGACGGCGAGCGGGTCCTGACCTCCGACCACGCGCTCACCCTCGACCGCGTGCCCGCGACGGTGGCCGTGCTCGGCGGCGGCGTCATCGGCTGCGAGTTCGCGAGCGTGTGGCGCAGCTTCGGCGCCGAGGTCACCATCATCGAGGCACTCCCCCGGCTCGTCGCCGGCGAGGACGAGGCCTCCTCCAAGGCCCTCCAGCGCGCCTTCTCCAAGCGAGGCATCACCGTGCGCACCGGCACCGCCTTCGAGAGCGTCACGCACACCGACACCGGGGTCGCGGTCACCGTGGCCGGCGGCGAGGTGATCGAGGCCGAGCTGCTGCTCGTCGCAGTCGGGCGCGGCCCGCGCACCGACGCACTCGGGTACGACGAGCAGGGCGTGGCCATGGAGCGCGGCTTCGTGCTGACCGACGAGCGCTGCCGCACCAACCTCGACGGCGTCCGCGCCGTCGGCGACATCGTCCCCGGCCTCCAGCTCGCCCACCGCGGTTTCGCGCAGGGCATCTTCGTGGCCGAGGACATCGCCGGGCTCGACCCGCGCCCCATCGACGAGGCGGGCATCCCCCGGGTCACCTACACCTCACCCGAGGTGGCCTCGGTCGGCCTCGACGAGAGCGCCGCCCGCGCGGCGTACGGCGAGGACGGGATCGAGACCCTCACCTACGACCTCGGGGGCAACGGCAAGAGCCAGATCCTCAAGACCCAGGGGTTCGTGAAGCTGATCCGGCGCGCCGACGGCCCCGTCGTCGGCATCCACCTGGTCGGCGACCGGGTGGGCGAGCTCGTGGGCGAGGCCCAGCTGATCCACGGCTGGGAGGGGTACCCCGAAGACGTGGCGCCTCTCGTCCACGCCCACCCCACGCAGCACGAGGCGCTGGGCGAGGCACACCTCGCCCTGGCCGGCAAGCCGCTCCACACGCATTCCTGA
- the lipB gene encoding lipoyl(octanoyl) transferase LipB, producing MTELHFEEAGLGADAIDYLAAWELQREVHARVADGEQPGTVLLLEHPPVFTAGKRTLPEERPLDPGGADVIDVDRGGKITFHGPGQLVGYPIVALPDHVKVVDYVRRVEEALIRVCRDLGVTTARVPGRSGVWLRADDRGPERKIAAIGIRVSRGVTMHGFSLNCDVDLDWYSRFVPCGIADAGVTSLSAELGRDVPVAEVLPLVRRHVADLLAWGPYDATPDYEPRPDPAKAPRIQLLTPGGS from the coding sequence GTGACTGAGCTGCACTTCGAGGAGGCCGGCCTGGGGGCCGACGCGATCGACTACCTGGCGGCCTGGGAGCTCCAGCGCGAGGTCCACGCACGCGTCGCCGACGGCGAGCAGCCGGGCACCGTGCTGCTGCTCGAGCACCCGCCGGTCTTCACCGCGGGCAAGCGCACCCTTCCCGAGGAGCGCCCGCTCGACCCCGGCGGCGCCGACGTCATCGACGTCGACCGCGGCGGCAAGATCACCTTCCACGGCCCTGGCCAGCTGGTCGGCTACCCGATCGTCGCGCTGCCCGACCACGTCAAGGTCGTCGACTACGTACGCCGCGTCGAGGAGGCGCTGATCCGGGTCTGCCGCGACCTCGGCGTCACCACCGCCCGGGTCCCGGGCCGCAGCGGCGTGTGGCTGCGCGCCGACGACCGCGGTCCCGAGCGCAAGATCGCCGCGATCGGAATCAGGGTCAGCCGCGGCGTCACCATGCACGGCTTCTCGCTGAACTGCGACGTCGACCTGGACTGGTACTCCCGCTTCGTCCCGTGCGGCATCGCCGACGCCGGCGTCACCTCGCTGAGCGCCGAGCTCGGCCGCGACGTCCCGGTCGCCGAGGTGCTGCCGCTGGTGCGCCGCCACGTCGCCGACCTCCTCGCCTGGGGCCCGTACGACGCCACGCCGGACTACGAGCCGCGCCCGGACCCGGCCAAGGCACCCCGCATCCAGCTGCTCACCCCCGGCGGCAGCTGA
- a CDS encoding TIGR01777 family oxidoreductase, with product MHVVIAGSSGFLGTHLRAELERRGHRTTALVRRPASGSGESTWDPGAGTLDRDVVASADVVVNLAGSPTLGNPHSQRWAHELEQSRVRTTQVLARAVAECAGGGRPPAFLAGNGISYYGDHGDQELSEVSDSRGQALLTRVTRVWQAAAQPAIDAGARVVVLRTAPVMDRRAAPLRQLLPLFRAGLGARLGDGRQHMPMCSLRDWVGGVVHAAEHPDLDGPINLTCPEPPTNAEFTRELAAQLHRPALAFVPGPLLRLGAGAMAPELLGSLNVRPARLLDSGYEFHDPDVAAVLATGLAAS from the coding sequence ATGCACGTCGTCATCGCCGGCTCCTCCGGCTTCCTGGGCACCCACCTGCGCGCCGAGCTCGAGCGCCGCGGGCACCGCACCACCGCGCTCGTACGCCGCCCCGCATCCGGCAGCGGGGAGTCGACCTGGGACCCCGGCGCGGGCACCCTCGACCGCGACGTCGTCGCGTCCGCCGACGTGGTCGTCAACCTGGCCGGCTCCCCCACCCTCGGCAACCCGCACTCCCAGCGCTGGGCGCACGAGCTCGAGCAGAGCCGGGTGCGCACCACCCAGGTGCTGGCCCGTGCGGTGGCCGAGTGCGCCGGCGGCGGACGGCCGCCGGCGTTCCTGGCCGGCAACGGCATCTCCTACTACGGCGACCACGGCGACCAGGAGCTGAGCGAGGTCTCCGACAGCCGCGGCCAGGCGCTGCTGACCCGGGTCACCCGGGTCTGGCAGGCGGCCGCCCAGCCCGCGATCGACGCCGGCGCCCGCGTGGTGGTGCTGCGGACCGCGCCGGTGATGGACCGCCGCGCGGCGCCGCTGCGCCAGCTGCTCCCGCTCTTCCGCGCCGGGCTCGGCGCCCGGCTGGGCGACGGGCGCCAGCACATGCCGATGTGCTCGCTGCGCGACTGGGTCGGCGGGGTCGTGCACGCCGCGGAGCACCCGGACCTCGACGGGCCGATCAACCTCACCTGCCCCGAGCCGCCCACCAACGCCGAGTTCACCCGCGAGCTCGCCGCGCAGCTGCACCGGCCGGCCCTCGCGTTCGTCCCGGGCCCGCTGCTGCGGCTCGGCGCGGGCGCCATGGCGCCCGAGCTGCTCGGGTCGCTCAACGTGCGGCCCGCGCGGCTGCTCGACAGCGGCTATGAGTTCCACGACCCGGACGTCGCCGCGGTGCTCGCCACCGGGCTCGCCGCCTCGTGA
- the gcvT gene encoding glycine cleavage system aminomethyltransferase GcvT, protein MVGTTAPLLRSPLHERHTELGAKFAEFGGWSMPLEYPTGVVKEHQAVRTGVGLFDVSHLGKLVVRGPGAAAYLNSVLTNDLDRIRPGQAQYTLCCEDATGGIVDDLIVYLRGDDEVLLVPNASNSAEVERRLAAQAPPGVEVVDEHRDHVVLAVQGPESDEVLTELGMPVGHDYMSFALAPFRGERVVVCRSGYTGERGYELIAPYAVAVPLWDALLEAGHRRGIVPCGLGARDTLRTEMGYPLHGQDITLDTTPVQARLAWAVGWDKPSFWGREALLAERAAGPSRVLRGIVAAGRGIPRPGMTVSEGPDAAGDSAGEVTSGTFSPTLRKGVGLAYLAPHVKVDAEVGVDVRGRREAFVVTKPPFVQPSVREV, encoded by the coding sequence ATGGTCGGAACCACTGCGCCGCTGCTCAGGTCCCCGCTGCACGAGCGCCACACCGAGCTCGGGGCGAAGTTCGCCGAGTTCGGCGGCTGGTCGATGCCGCTGGAGTACCCCACCGGCGTGGTCAAGGAGCACCAGGCGGTCCGCACCGGGGTCGGCCTCTTCGACGTGAGCCACCTGGGCAAGCTCGTCGTGCGCGGTCCCGGCGCCGCGGCGTACCTCAACTCCGTCCTCACCAACGACCTGGACCGGATCCGCCCCGGCCAGGCGCAGTACACGCTGTGCTGCGAGGACGCGACCGGCGGCATCGTCGACGACCTGATCGTCTACCTGCGCGGTGACGACGAGGTCCTGCTGGTCCCCAACGCGTCGAACTCCGCTGAGGTCGAGCGCCGCCTCGCCGCGCAGGCACCGCCCGGCGTCGAGGTCGTCGACGAGCACCGCGACCACGTCGTCCTCGCCGTGCAGGGCCCGGAGTCCGACGAGGTGCTGACCGAGCTCGGCATGCCCGTCGGCCATGACTACATGTCCTTTGCGCTGGCGCCGTTCCGTGGCGAGCGGGTCGTGGTGTGCCGCAGCGGCTACACCGGCGAGCGCGGCTACGAGCTGATCGCGCCGTACGCCGTCGCGGTCCCGCTGTGGGACGCGCTCCTGGAAGCCGGTCACCGGCGCGGCATCGTGCCGTGCGGGCTGGGTGCGCGCGACACGCTGCGCACCGAGATGGGCTACCCGCTCCACGGGCAGGACATCACCCTCGACACCACGCCCGTCCAGGCGCGGCTCGCCTGGGCGGTCGGCTGGGACAAGCCGTCGTTCTGGGGCCGCGAGGCGCTGCTCGCCGAGCGCGCCGCCGGCCCGAGCCGGGTGCTGCGCGGGATCGTGGCCGCCGGTCGCGGCATCCCGCGTCCCGGCATGACGGTCTCCGAGGGCCCTGACGCCGCCGGCGACTCCGCCGGAGAGGTCACCTCCGGCACCTTCTCCCCGACGCTGCGCAAGGGGGTGGGCCTGGCCTATCTCGCCCCGCACGTCAAGGTCGACGCCGAGGTCGGCGTCGACGTCCGCGGCCGCCGCGAGGCCTTCGTGGTCACCAAGCCCCCGTTCGTCCAGCCGTCCGTGCGAGAGGTGTAG
- the sucB gene encoding 2-oxoglutarate dehydrogenase, E2 component, dihydrolipoamide succinyltransferase, with translation MATEVNLPALGESVTEGTVTRWLKQVGDTVAVDEPLLEVSTDKVDTEIPSPIAGTLLEIKAQEDDTVEVGAVLALIGDEGESAGSSESEEAPAEEPEPEEEKAEEPAAAQEPAPAAEEAEKPAAETKPSGGSGTPVTLPALGESVTEGTVTRWLKQVGDTVAVDEPLLEVSTDKVDTEIPSPIAGTLLEIKAEEDETVEVGAELAIIGDAGAAPAEEKAPEPEPAAEPEPEPEPEPEPEPEPEPVQEKAPEPEQKPAPAEKKPEPEQKPAAPAASSAPTSSGDGHGYVTPLVRKLAQQHGVDLGSITGTGVGGRVRKQDVLDAAAAAKQQAAPAAAVPQQSTAQQPAAASATPSPLRGTTEKISRLRKIISERMLDSLHTSAQLTQVVEVDVTNVARLRDAAKADFLAREGVKLTYLPFFAKAAVDALKQHPKLNATIDAEAGEVTYYDRENVAFAVDTDKGLLTPVVKDAGDLSIAGLAKKIADVAERTRTNKIGPDELGGGTFTITNLGSVGALWDTPIINQPQVAILGPGAVVKRPVVIDDPNLGETIAVRHMVYLALTYDHRLVDGADAGRFLTDVKKRLEAGVFDI, from the coding sequence TTGGCCACCGAAGTCAACCTCCCGGCACTCGGGGAGTCCGTCACCGAAGGCACCGTCACCCGTTGGCTCAAGCAGGTCGGTGACACCGTTGCGGTGGACGAGCCGCTGCTCGAGGTCTCCACCGACAAGGTCGACACCGAGATCCCCTCCCCGATCGCCGGCACCCTGCTGGAGATCAAGGCCCAGGAGGACGACACCGTCGAGGTGGGCGCCGTGCTGGCGCTCATCGGCGACGAGGGCGAGTCCGCCGGCAGCTCCGAGTCCGAGGAGGCTCCCGCCGAGGAGCCCGAGCCGGAGGAGGAGAAGGCCGAGGAGCCCGCAGCCGCGCAGGAGCCCGCCCCGGCCGCCGAGGAGGCCGAGAAGCCCGCCGCCGAGACCAAGCCCTCCGGCGGCTCCGGCACCCCCGTCACCCTCCCCGCGCTCGGTGAGTCCGTCACCGAGGGCACCGTCACCCGTTGGCTCAAGCAGGTCGGTGACACCGTTGCGGTGGACGAGCCGCTGCTCGAGGTCTCCACCGACAAGGTCGACACCGAGATCCCCTCCCCGATCGCCGGCACCCTGCTGGAGATCAAGGCCGAGGAGGACGAGACGGTCGAGGTCGGCGCCGAGCTCGCGATCATCGGCGACGCCGGTGCCGCTCCCGCCGAGGAGAAGGCCCCCGAGCCGGAGCCTGCCGCCGAGCCGGAGCCGGAGCCCGAGCCCGAGCCCGAGCCGGAGCCGGAGCCGGAGCCGGTCCAGGAGAAGGCCCCCGAGCCGGAGCAGAAGCCCGCCCCGGCCGAGAAGAAGCCCGAGCCCGAGCAGAAGCCCGCCGCTCCTGCCGCCTCCTCCGCCCCCACCTCCTCCGGTGATGGCCACGGCTACGTCACCCCGCTGGTGCGCAAGCTCGCCCAGCAGCACGGCGTGGATCTCGGCAGCATCACCGGCACCGGTGTCGGTGGGCGCGTGCGCAAGCAGGACGTTCTCGACGCCGCGGCCGCCGCGAAGCAGCAGGCCGCCCCGGCCGCCGCTGTCCCGCAGCAGTCGACCGCCCAGCAGCCCGCCGCTGCCTCGGCGACCCCGTCGCCGCTGCGCGGCACCACGGAGAAGATCAGCCGCCTGCGCAAGATCATCTCCGAGCGCATGCTGGACTCGCTGCACACCTCGGCGCAGCTGACCCAGGTCGTCGAGGTCGACGTCACCAACGTCGCCCGTCTGCGCGACGCCGCGAAGGCCGACTTCCTGGCCCGTGAGGGCGTCAAGCTGACCTACCTGCCGTTCTTCGCCAAGGCAGCGGTCGACGCACTCAAGCAGCACCCCAAGCTCAACGCGACCATCGACGCCGAGGCCGGCGAGGTGACCTACTACGACCGCGAGAACGTCGCGTTCGCCGTCGACACCGACAAGGGCCTGCTGACCCCGGTCGTCAAGGACGCCGGCGACCTCTCGATCGCCGGTCTGGCGAAGAAGATCGCCGACGTCGCGGAGCGCACCCGCACCAACAAGATCGGCCCGGACGAGCTCGGTGGCGGCACCTTCACCATCACCAACCTCGGCAGCGTCGGCGCCCTGTGGGACACCCCGATCATCAACCAGCCCCAGGTCGCCATCCTCGGCCCGGGTGCGGTCGTCAAGCGCCCGGTCGTGATCGACGACCCCAACCTCGGTGAGACGATCGCGGTGCGCCACATGGTCTACCTCGCGCTGACCTACGACCACCGCCTGGTCGACGGTGCGGACGCCGGTCGCTTCCTCACCGACGTGAAGAAGCGTCTCGAGGCTGGCGTCTTCGACATCTGA